In Fibrobacterota bacterium, the DNA window TTTTGAGCGTGGTTTCTTGTTTTATCAGAAAGCAGCGTCCTATAATGATGGCAGGAATAGCATGGAAACCGTTTTCGACCACGAGCCCTCTCCCGAAGAATTGAAATACCTGTTCCTATCGGGCCGGTCCCCGGAAGATCATTTGGCCGCCATCGTGGATCAGGAAAGCGAATACGGGAATATTTACGCCCTGTACATGATCCGCGGGAACCGGGAAAAGGCCTTGGAATACCTCAATCGGATCCGGAATCCGAAAGAGCGGTTCCATCGCAAGCCGCCCGAATCCGGCTCCTTGGGCCCTTAGCGTTTTTGGTTTGGGTCCTAGGGAATTATCAGGCTTGCGCGTGACGCAGAGCACGTCGAAATCCCGACCCACCTGGGAAAATATCCTTACAGTATGCTCACCCTCATGGATACCCCTCCGTTCCTGGAGGAGATGGAAAAGAAGGCCAAGCAATTAGGCCAGTCCCTCGCGGCCTCGCTCCAGGGAAAAGGCCAGGTCCGCGTCTTGACTCGGGACTCGGAATTGCTCACGGTCGCCCCGACTTCCCTGATCCGCATCGTCAAAGGCGTGTTCCGTTGCCAGCATGGCGAGAAAACCATCCGCCTGTATTCCAGCGGCGATCTGCTTTTGGCTCCCGGCTGCGGAGAAGCCGGCGGGCTTTCCATCACGAGCGAATTCGGATCCGAAGTGCAAGTGGTGGCGAAGGAAGACTTCCTGCTGGCCCTCTCATCCGATGCGGATTTGCTATCGGACTGGCTGGCTTACCAAGCCTTGGAAAGCCGCATCGTGCATCTGCTCTGCTCTCTCTACATCGCCGAGGATATCAAGCACGAACCGGAGATCCGCCAATACCAGGAAGGCGAGATCATCATCCGGGAGAACGATCGCCCGAACGAGGTCTACGAAATGCTGAGCGGTACGGCCTCGGTGACCGCGCGCGGCTTCAGCCTGGCCAAGATCAAACCCGGCGAAGTGTTCGGCGAACTGAGTTTCTTCACCGGCCTCAAGCGCACCGCCACCGTATTGGCCTTGGAGCCCTGCCTGGTCCAGGTGATCGATCAGCAGCAATTCCTGCGCATCATGAAATACCGCCCCGCCATGGTGGACGGGCTTATCCGCACGTTGTGCCATCGCTTGGTGGATCTGAACGTCAAGATCAGCACCCCGGGCTGATCCGATCAGCGTATATTCGCCAGTTTCCCCTCCAAGGATTCCGCTTCCCCGTTTCCGCCCTTCGGAGCCACCGTGAGCCGGTAGAACGCCACGCCCTTGTCCCGCGGACGGACTCGCAGGTCCAGCGCCCCCGCGGCCGCCAGGCGATCCACCGATGCCGATGTCCGGCCCGATATCCCGAACAGTTCCAAGCGAACGCGCGCCGGGCGGGCGAACTCCACGCGGAACAGGGCGCTGCCATCGGGCCCCAACGCGGCCCTGGGACGGGAGGAGAGGAGCGGTCCATCCGGGCGCGGGAGCGTCCCAACCGGTGATTCGGAGTCGACCCACAGGCCGTTGCCGAAGAGTCCCGCATACAGGCGGCCATCGGCCACGGCGAGGGCGGTCATATCGTCCTTGGGCATGCCCGCCACGGTGGGCTGCCAATCCGAGGCCGACGCCGGCCAATAGGAGACCCCGGACCCTGAGGCTGCGGCCACCGTCTGGCCGTCCCCGGCGACGAAATCATGGGGCCCCGATCCCGGGAGTTTCACGGCGGACCAAAGTCCTCCCGGCAGGGGAAAGGAGTAGGACCCTTCGCCATCGCAGGCGTAGACGGCATTGGCGCCCCGCGCCAGGCTCCAGGCGTCCTCCTGGTCGTTCGGCTTTCCCATCCCGCTCCATCCTTTCGCTCCTGCGGTATCGATGGATTGCACTACTCCGAACCCGTTCGCCACGCTCAGATACAGGGATTGGAACCCCGCGGCCATTCCCAGATGCCGTCCGTACAATTGGTATTCCCCGGGAGGTTGCGACGGGAAGCCTAAAGCCCAGGATTTCCCGGAGTCGGAGGAAGACCACAGTCCCGCCTCCCACGAGTCGGCGAAGAAACGGCCCTGGCGATAGGCCAGGGAACGGACCGTTGGCGGGCCCGCCGGGATGGCGGACCAATGCGCTCCCCAATCGGGGCTGCGGAAGAGGCCCTGGCGGGTGGCGAGCACCAGGTTCGAACCCGAGGCCGCGATCGCCTTCAGGCCCGTCGAATACAACCCCGCTCCGGGGGCCTCGGTCCAGGCGGCCCCGTCGCGGGTGCTCCACAGCCCTCGTTCCGTGGCCGCATATAAACGCCCGCCCAGCGTATCGAGCGCGAAGACCTTGGCTTCGCCCTTCCCGAACACCGGCTTGCCCCAATTCGTCCCGGCATCGGAAGAGGCGTACAGGCTATCCCCCGTGATCGCGAAGACGGTTTTCCCGAAACCGACCAGGGCCGTGAACGCGGGACGCGCCAAGAGGGAAGGGGCCCAGGTCTGCCCTTGGTCCCGGGAGGCGAGCAGATTGACGCTATCGGTCTTGAAGATCGAGTTCCCGATCTGCGCCTGCAGGTGGAAGCCCTCCTGGGTCAGGAAAACCGAATCCGGTTCCCACGTGCGTCCCTCGTCCCGGGAAAACCAATATCGTTGGTATAGGTATTCGTAGCCGGCGAGGACGTACTTTCCCGACGCGAACAGATGATCGGGATAGGGTCCGGTCGAGGCGGCCCAGGGCCCGCGCAGCGTTTGCCAGGTCTTCATCCCGTCGCGGGAGACCAGCAGGGTGTCCTGGGAATAGGGACCGCCGTCGCCGCGGATTTCGAACGCGGCCGTGGACGAGAAGGCGAGAATGCCGCGGTTGTCTTCGTTCCAGGGCGACCAAGTCCGCCCGGTGTCGTCGGAGAAGGACCAGTGGCCGGCTTGATCGCTGCCCAAGGCGAAGATCCGGTTCCCGTGGACTACGAAATTGCCGGCCCCGGCAAGACCTTCATCCGAATGCGTCCAGTGGGCGCCCAAATCGGTGGAACGGTACAAGACGCCTCCCGGGCCTGAGCCCCGGGCGAACAATATATTCCCAATGGCGAAGACCGAATCCACGTAATAGCCGGTGCCTGTCCCGGGAGTAGCCGTATAGGAGGGGAGCCCTTCGTTCCGCGCTTGCCAAGTCTTGCCCGTATCCGTGGACATGTAGACGCCCGCGGAGCGGACGATCCCGCCCCAGCTGCCGCTGGTGAACAAGGTCTTGCCCACGACCGCCACGCCGCTGGCCCGGAAGTAACCCAATTGCGGGTCGTCCGGGACCCCGCGCGGGAGATCTTCCGCGGTTTTCTCATCCCACATTACCAGACCCTCCGGGCCCTCCGACCAGAGGCGTCCCAATTTCCGGTCGATCCAGCCAGGAATGCTATTACCGGTGCGGTCGTAAAAACGCGAACCGACTCCCCAAGTCCGGCCCGAATCATACGAACTGGCACAGGCATTCCATCCGCAGGCATAGAGCAGCGAACCGTCCTGGAAAAGGGAGTTCGCATCCATCCCCAATCCGTAATCGTCCTGGAAGAAGGGCGGCGGCGTCCTCCAGGTGGCCCCTTTATCTTCGGAGAGACGCGGCACTCCGTCGGCGGCGCCCGCCATGATCCGCTTCGCATCGCCCTTGAGCCGCTCGATCGATCCCATATCCCGGTTCAGCCTTTTCCAGTTGGACCCATTGTCGCAGGTGGAAAAAAGGCCGGTGGCCGCGGTCGCATACAGGCAACCGGCGGCGGAAAACAGGCGTCCGCCGGTGCCCGGGAAACGTGCATCGCGGGGAAAGCCCGGCGGCCGAGTCGAAGACCAGGTTTTGCCCGAATCCAGGGACCGGAACATCCCCTCGGGGGTCGTCGCCCAGAGGGCGCCGCCATGGGCGGCGATGGACCAGATGGGATCGTGGGAGGAAGAATCCAGCGGCGGAAGCGGGAGGGCTTTCCAATCCGCATGGCAACCCAGCATGCCGGCAAGAATCACGGCGGCGATACGATCGGTTGATGTTCCCATTCGGCCTCCAAATCATCGTGTGATTCGAGCAATGCCTATGCCAATGATGATTGTAAGTAGAATCCGGGGGATTCCGCAGCGTAAGTCCCCATTAGATGCGGGACGATCAACAATTGCATCCCCTCGCCGATCATTCCGCAGACATCGGGCATCCCGAGGGAATCTGGGCCGGTGGGGAATGTCTGCTCCTGGCGTCGGATAGAGCCGCCTTGCCCTCTATGGGCGGGGCGACTCGGAGCGAAAGCGGGTTGTTAAGGAACCCTCTCGAACAAAACGCCCCGACCCTCCGCATCCCAGGTCACGTGGGCTTTCCGCCCTTCGCGATCCACGATGATCACGTCCAAGGCCTTCGCCTTCAACGTTCCGTCCAGGGTAAGGCTGGTGCCGTCGCGGTAGTCGATCGCCATCGACAGCGCCCCGTCTTCCGGAGGCGCGCCCGAGGGAATGGGCTTGGATGAGATGAAGCTGAATTCCGCCCGGCGTTCGTCGCCGCTCTTCTGCGTCGACACCGCGCGGATGGCGTAGACGGTATCGTCGAGCGGGCTATCGAAATCGGCACCCAGTTTCATGGTCAGGCGCACGTGGAGGGTGTCCAGCGAATCGGCGGCGGCCGTGCCCACCGTGGAGAAATGGGCGATGACGGTATCGCGCATGTCGAAATCCGGGGCGCCGTCCCGGGACAAGACTTCGCCGGTCGAAACGCGATGGGCCGGGTCTTCCATTTCGAAGCGGACGCGCCGCACTTCCTTGGCGTCCACGTGGTAACGGACCACCATCCGCAAGAGGGCGCGCGTCCAGAGCGCATCGGGATGATCCGCGGAAGGTCCCTTCTGATACAAATCCAAATCCACCACCGAGGCTTTGCCGTTGTCTATGGCTACCCCGTCGCTGTCGGCATCGGCGTATGAAGCGAGCGCCAGGGTATCCGGGCCCTGCGTTTTCGTCCAGGACGCCGTGTAGGTCAGGTTGTCGGGCTCGGTGGAGAAATCGTTGTCCGGCCCCGGTCCCACCGTGAGCACGGTCTTTTCCAGAACGCCTTTGTCCAAGGCGGTCAATACCAGCGAGGCCCGGGAGGATCCGCCCGACACGGGATTGACTATCCCGTCGCCGTCGGCATCGGAGATTTCGGCCGTCTCGATGCGTCCGGAAACGAAAGTCGTGACGCTCTTGACGTGGATGATGGTCTCGTTGCCCTTGATGGTATCGAGCGCCTTCGCATCGAGGCAGACTTGTACGCTATCCTTGGTGTAAAGCTTTTCCGGCGCCAGTTTCGCGAGGGAGTCGGTCCAGGTGGCGACCAATCCGGTACACCCGGCCGCCGCTTTCGCCAGGGCATGCGCCGCCTCGAAGCCGTTCGCGGCTTCCTTGGCGACGGCCAGCTTCGCGGCCGCCACGATGAAGCCGCCGGCCGTTTGCAGGCTGTCGCCCAGGTCGGGCACGCCCAGGTCGCCCGACTTCTTGCCTTCGTCCAGGAATCCGCTTACGCGGGCGTAGACGCTGTTGGGGAATTCATCCACCCCGGCGTGCTTTTCGCCGCCGACGATGCAACCTAGGAGGCATAGGGCCGAGACGATGGCGGACAGGGCCGCTGCGCGGCGCGCCGGAGACGGGAAGCGATTGCCTGAGGATCGAGCGTCCATGGCTTCAGGTCTCCTTCACGTGGCTGCGGGGGAAATGCTGGATGTTGAATTGCATGACGCGATCAGGCTTCTCTTCGCGCTTGGCCAAGGCGATGATCTCTTCGCGGAACTTCTCGATGCGGCGCTGGATTTCCTGGAAGGTCTCCTTGCCGACGGTGAGCAAGGCGGAGTAGATGTAGCGCTCTTCCTTGGGGAACATGAACAGCGCATCGGCGGCCTGGATCACCCATTCGCGGTTCAGGCGCTTGACCAGATCGCCCATGGAAGGCGCGGGCTCCTGGTTCTTGTTCGCGGGATGGTACCTTCCGTCCGGCGCTTGCGCCACCAATCCCCATTCGCAAAGGTCGCGCACGCATTTCTTCAAGGTGGCCACGGGAATGGTCGGCCGGATGAAATGGGCCAGGGCATCGTAATCGCCGCGGAAGTCGAAGACCTGGATGGCGGCGCGGACCAGCGGGTAATGGTAATCCTGGTAGTACTTGCTGTTGATCGGGTTGAGCCGCACGAAAGAAGAACGGTTGCGGCGGAACAACATCTGCCGATAGAGATCGTCGCGCTCTTGGGGATCCTTGCTCTGGCCGTAGGCGACCAAGAGCTTGAAGTATTCGGCTTCGCCGGCCTTGAGGCCGAAGGCGGCGGCCAGTTTGTCTTGGGCGGAGTCGCTTAAGGTGCGCCGGCCCTTGACCACATCGTTGAAGAAGCCGGGATTGCTGAAGCCGGCGTCGGCGGCCAGGCGCCTATGGGTGTACTTCCCGCCATCCTCGGCGGGCGCCTTCCGCTTTTCGGCGAAAGAGTCGGCGAGGAATTTCCGGTAATCCTCGTATCCGTAGACGTCCATATCCGCAGTATAGCCAAAACCCGGTAGGAAATGAAGTCGTTTTAGATTCAGGATTACAGAAAGTGGGATAATATTCCAAAAATAGAGGCAAAAACCCTCATAATTTGAGGAATTACTTAGGAAGAATGATTACGGAATGAGAGAGGGAAAGTCGGGTTCAGAAACTGCCCCCGGCCCCGCCTCCCCCGAATTTTCCCCCGCCGCCTTGGAAGCCTTCCGGGATTTTGCCTTGCGAAGTCCCTCCCCCGAAGGAAGCCCAGGCCGCCAAGGCTTCCGCATCCAACAGGCTTCCGCGCGCTTGGCGGCGGCGTGGCTCCGTGCTGAGGCCGAAGCGTGGCGTACGGAAAGCCCTCAGGCAGGCCCAGGCTACCGCCAACAAAACGATCCCGATCAGGGTCAATCCCGTCTCGACCGGCATCACGTTATGGTAGGCCTTATAGGTGAGGACCGCCGCGGCGATGGCGATGAGGCCTGCGTCCAGGTAGAGCCGATCTTTCCGCGCCAGGCCCCATGCCACGTAGCCAACGGGAACGGCGAACGTGTAGGCGTAGAAGGCCCAGGCGAAGGGAAGCGCGGGACCGGCTCCGGACGGAAGCATGGGGTAGCACCATTCCCGCACCACCCAATAATTCCCGGCGGCGTAGGTGAGGGCGAGGGCCAACAGCCGCAGAGCCGTCCAGATCGGATCCCAAGGGGCGAGGGCAGGGGATCTCAAGGCCCGGCTGCATGCCCAGGCGCTGAGGGTCGAGTACGCGATCATCGAGAGGGGAAACAGGAATATCCCCGTCATGCCCGGATAACGGCCCGAATCCAGCACGACAAAGGCCAGCGTCGCGTAGCCGAGAGCCGCCAGCAAGCGATCGGCGTACCGCAGGGCCGCCGTTCCCAGCAAGGCCGCGATGGGCAAAGCGAAGGGGGCATGAAGCGGGCTCCCGTGGCGGTAACCGGCGAAGGTAAGGAACGCGCAGATCACGCAGGCCATCCCCGTGTAGCAAGCTGCTTCCTCCACGCCCGCGCGGAAAAACGGCTTGGCCTGGCGCATCAGCATCTCGGTGGTTAGCAGGCAAGCGATGCCGGATACCAGGAACAGCGTTCCCATACCGGTATCCCCATCCGCGATCTCGCCGGAGAAAAGGAAGAACAATCCCAGGGCGGCGGAAACGCAGATAACTCCGAAGAAGAAAAGCCCGATGCGGAAGAAAGGGTTGGGGGAGTAGAAAGGCTGGGGGAAATCCGCCAGCAGGGTTTCGGCCGCGGGCGTTTCGATATAGCCTTCAGCGGCCCAACGGGAGAT includes these proteins:
- a CDS encoding cyclic nucleotide-binding domain-containing protein, translating into MLTLMDTPPFLEEMEKKAKQLGQSLAASLQGKGQVRVLTRDSELLTVAPTSLIRIVKGVFRCQHGEKTIRLYSSGDLLLAPGCGEAGGLSITSEFGSEVQVVAKEDFLLALSSDADLLSDWLAYQALESRIVHLLCSLYIAEDIKHEPEIRQYQEGEIIIRENDRPNEVYEMLSGTASVTARGFSLAKIKPGEVFGELSFFTGLKRTATVLALEPCLVQVIDQQQFLRIMKYRPAMVDGLIRTLCHRLVDLNVKISTPG
- a CDS encoding TIGR02147 family protein; this translates as MDVYGYEDYRKFLADSFAEKRKAPAEDGGKYTHRRLAADAGFSNPGFFNDVVKGRRTLSDSAQDKLAAAFGLKAGEAEYFKLLVAYGQSKDPQERDDLYRQMLFRRNRSSFVRLNPINSKYYQDYHYPLVRAAIQVFDFRGDYDALAHFIRPTIPVATLKKCVRDLCEWGLVAQAPDGRYHPANKNQEPAPSMGDLVKRLNREWVIQAADALFMFPKEERYIYSALLTVGKETFQEIQRRIEKFREEIIALAKREEKPDRVMQFNIQHFPRSHVKET